The following is a genomic window from Saccopteryx bilineata isolate mSacBil1 chromosome 4, mSacBil1_pri_phased_curated, whole genome shotgun sequence.
TACTCAACAAGCCCTCCTCATAGGCCCACCTGGTCTTTTCCTCCTGGCCCCTGTACCTCAGGGAGGGTGGTGGGCTTTGCACTGGATGTAGCTCAAGTGTTTGAGAACCAGGGGCATGGTGGTTAGTGATTGAGCCAAGAGGGCAGGGTATGTACTTTCTCCCCAGAGCAGAGGCAGGTACAGAACAAGTAGGAATGCCGTCATcagccccatttcacagatgagaaaactgagaccagGAAATAGTGACTTACCTAACAGCCATTTATGAGTTAGAAGATGAGGGAACTGAATTGAGCCCCTACTATATGCCAGGACTAAAGCGAAAGCTTTAAAGACATTATTTCACCCAGTTGTCATAGCAATCCCATTAGGAAGGGACTATGCTACCCTGTTTACTGGTGAGGAACAGAGGCTGGAGAAGAGAGTGGAATTTCTTCTGGTGCCTAATAAGAGGCAAGGGGGCCACTTGTCTGCCCTGCCTGTTTGCCTGGGTTGTCAGCTGGTGGCTGGGATATTAGGCTAGGTTGTGTTACCCTGGGCAGGACCATGCCCCTTCCTTGGCCTTAGGGATTCTGTGGCTTGTGTCTTAGGGTGTAGAGAGAGGAAGGCGTATGTGGGGTTGGACAGGATGCTTCTTACCTGGCTTGGTAACTCGCAGGAGTTCAGGTATTGCACTACAGGGCACCTGGCCCTCACTGAGGGCACCCACCATCAGGACAGCGTCAAACGTACCTGTGTGAGGTGTGATATGGTGGTTTGTCTTTGGTGTGGTCTCAGACCACCCTGGAGGTGGGTACCCATGTGGGGTCTGGGGAGGCACCAGGCCAGGTACTAGTGTCTGCAGGACTCAGATCTCCTGGGGGATATGCAGGTGTAGCCCAGTCTTGGACTGTGGTCAGATGATGGGATGGAGAATTCAGAGAGAGGGGCTCACAGGACCTCTAATAGGGTCTTAGTGAGGCACTGGGGGCTCAGAGGGGATTAAAGGCTCAGTGTAGAAGGGGGCTCATAAAGGACTCAGCAAGGGGGATGGAAGCTTAGCAAGAAAAAGGGGCACCATCAAGGTGGCATTGGTCAGAGGGTGGGCCTTGGGGTATTAGGGTAGAAGGGGAAGTACCTTcagggctgggcagaggctcCTGGCCCAGGGTGCAGAGGCTGAGGCGCTGGTAAAGGCCACGGGCCCGGGCCTGTTCCAGCATTCCTGGGCTCCCATCTACCCCATGCAGCTGGAGGAAGCCCCGAGCCTGCAGCTGGGGTGCGAGGACTAGTCACAGTTCATGCTGCCACCTCCCAGCAGGGTCCCTGCACCTCAAGAAGGGCAGTGGGCCCTGCAGTGGATGTAGCCCAAGTGTTTGGGAACCACAGAGTCTGGGGCCAGGAGTGAAAAGAAATTTAAGTGGGGGGGCTTAAGAGAGAGCAGGGGATCCGGGCAGACCTCACCTCAGCAGCTACCAGGCCAGTACCACAGGCCACGTCCAGGATCAGGGCTGCATGGGGTGGGCCTGAAAGGGCTTGGGTGAGGCAGTTCACTGCAAGGTGGGGAGCACGGTACTGCAGGGCGGCCACATCCTGGGGACAGAGTGCTGAGCTGACTACCACCCTGTGACCTAATGTTTGGGGCACCTCAGCGTGGTGTGGTCCAGGAGTGGTGGTGTCCTGGCTAGGCCAagttgtgtgtgcgtgtgtgtgtgtgtgtgtgcacacgctcGTCTGCTAGTCCAGGAGTGGTGGTGTCCTGGCTAGgccaagttgtgtgtgtgtgcacactcgTCTGCTGGGACTACAGTGAGAGGAGACAGGTAAGAAGTATTGTTCTCTATCAAGGGACCAGGACTGGAAACCAATCCTCAGCCCACTGCTGAGACTGGCTCTGCTAGCCAAGGTAATGCTCTGAGCTTAGCCCATTGTGATGTCTCAATGGCACCTCTTTCAGGAAAGTCGTCCTTCTGCCTGGGCTGCAGCTCCAGAGTGGGGAGGGAGGTCTTGGCCCCTGATCTCCAGGGGCTGCCATTGTGGAGTGATGGGGCTGGTCAGAGGGCAGGGCTGCTGTGGGAGGGGCCGGTCGGAGTGGGGACAGGACTACAAAGTTGTGCCCAGGGCTCACTTCATTCTCACAAGCCACCCTGGTAATGCAATGCTATCCATTCCCGCTGTTCAGAAAGTAAAATTGAGGCTGGGTGAGCAAGAGACGCGGAGAACCCAGGGCGGGTTTACCTGGTCATAGTCCGGGGCCCAGTGGTCATAGAAGTGCAGCTTGTGGGCCAGGTCGGTGATGCCGTGCGAGGCCCCGACCCGAGCCAGCACTTCGGACAGGCTCCCGCCCTCCTCCTGAGCCATCCTCCTGCTGGAACAAGGCCTCCGTGTCCTGAGATCTATCTCAATCTCCACCCCGCTCCTCTCTCACCCGCCATGCCCAGCAGAAGCTCTCGGGTCACCCCCACAATCCCATTTCACAAGCGGGGACACGGAACAGAGACACTGGACACCTGGGGTTCAGGGCTGGAGAAGGGGTGTTCCCGCGGCGGGAGGGAGGGCCTGCCCCAACTCCCACCCCCCGGCCTGATGAGTGGGTATTCAGAGCAGAAAGGTCTCCATGGCGCTAGAGGGAGTCAAGGAAGAGGGGCAAGAACTCACCGCCAGTCTGACCCGCGGCGGTGGGCGGGCGCCGGAACTCGGAGCAGACTGTAGGGCGCTCTCGATGATTGGTGATTGGCTTCCTTCTAAGAAAAACTGCCCAATCAAAAAATGCGCTGGCAGTCCGCCCCTCCACCACCGCCAAGAAATTCAAAGTTTTGTACCAGCCGGGGAAGAACATTTTGAGACGCTTATTTGGTAGTTGAGTACGTGAGTTTACGATCTTTTCTGTGCCCTCCCGGCTCCCAATGTCCTATATGCTTCCTAAAAAGCATGAACTTTTAGGCAGCAGGAGCCTCTTAATTCATAGGGGCAAGAGAGGGAGCTAGGATCAGCCTTTATTCTCAGAATGCtcaccaaacactttccagtAGGGGTTTCTGCGGTGGTAAAAATGTTCTATAATGTATGCTGTTCAGTAttgtagccactagccacatgtagctGTTGTGCATTTAAAATGTAGCTAGTGCTACTGAGGAAATGAATTTccgattttattttaataatataattgtcCATCTGTGGCTAGTGGCTTATAGGCCTGGGAGCTTTGTTACTCCAATTGGGAGCTTTGTTACTCCAGTTGTGGTCCGCAGGCTTGTAGCATCTGGTCAGTATATTTAGCTAGGATTGTTCCAGGGGAAGTACTCAGGAGAGTtcgttagaaatgcaaattcttgagcCCCATTCCATTCCTACAGGAATCAGaatttgatggggggggggcggcagaaatctgtattttaacaaactCTCCAAGTGATTTCTAGATAGAGGCAGAGTTTGGAAGGCTGTTGCAATTGTCTAGGCTGGAAGtgttgacctaaaaataaaaggccagccctggccagtttactcagtagatagagcatcggcctggggtaTGGACATCCAGGTTCCATGTCGGGTCAGGGTACataagagaagcagccatctgcttctctccctgtccctttcccttttctttcccccttcccctctcacagccagtggctcaattggttcaaacctCTGCAGGTACTGAGAATAGCTTGCTTGGTCCAAgcaggtcagcctcaggcactaaaaatagctcagttaattccagcatgggccccagacagtggttaccatgtggatcccagtgggggagCATGCGGGAATCTCTTTCGCTATCTTCCCACCtttcacttaggaaaaaaaaaaaacaaggccctggccggttggctcagtggtagagcgtcggcctggcgtgcaggagtcccgggttcgattcctgaccagggcacacaggagaagcacccatttgcttctccacccctccccctctccttcctctctgtctttctcttcccctcccgcagccaaggttccattggagcaaagtttgcccgggtgctgaggatggctccatggcctctgcctcaggcgctagaatggctctgattgcggcagagcggcaccccagatgggcaaagcatcgctccctggtgggcatgccgggtggatcccggttgggcgcatgcgggagtctgtctgactgcctccccgtttccaacttcagaaaaatacaaaaaaaaacacccaaaacaaaaaaacaaaaccagaaagaaagctctaaaacaaacaaacaaacaaacaaacaaacaaacaaacaaaaaaggccaaagt
Proteins encoded in this region:
- the METTL27 gene encoding LOW QUALITY PROTEIN: methyltransferase-like protein 27 (The sequence of the model RefSeq protein was modified relative to this genomic sequence to represent the inferred CDS: inserted 2 bases in 1 codon) translates to MAQEEGGSLSEVLARVGASHGITDLAHKLHFYDHWAPDYDQDVAALQYRAPHLAVNCLTQALSGPPHAALILDVACGTGLVAAELQARGFLQLHGVDGSPGMLEQARARGLYQRLSLCTLGQEPLPSPEGTFDAVLMVGALSEGQVPCSAIPELLRVTKPGGLVCLTTRTNPSNLQYKEALEATLDRLEQAREWERLLAWPXWTGGNWLLPSSRGFLALLAMMASSLALSTYTESRRRPG